The following coding sequences are from one Triticum dicoccoides isolate Atlit2015 ecotype Zavitan chromosome 4A, WEW_v2.0, whole genome shotgun sequence window:
- the LOC119286708 gene encoding mitochondrial import receptor subunit TOM6 homolog, with translation MFLGAMPRKPSKEAAYKELRLHLSIMAGCIAVIRAAPYILHYLTREPGMTELKLEL, from the coding sequence ATGTTTCTAGGCGCGATGCCCCGGAAGCCGAGCAAGGAGGCGGCGTACAAGGAGCTGCGCTTGCATCTCAGCATCATGGCGGGCTGCATCGCCGTCATCCGCGCCGCCCCCTACATCCTCCACTACCTCACCCGCGAGCCCGGCATGACGGAGCTCAAGCTCGAGCTCTAG
- the LOC119286709 gene encoding type IV inositol polyphosphate 5-phosphatase 11-like isoform X2: MGNCSSFSLPKWIFGDLHNNGMVSIEGDGTHEGIKTIRIQKACEFTASSVLCVCIITWNMNGKMSVEDIRKLVSSTRKFDLLVVGLQEVPKCGVEQVLQEAMADTHILLCQKAMQSIQMFLFGAKSSEAYIKEMKVDEHAVGGCGGVIGRKKGAVAMYVNFSGIRMVFVSCHLAAHERKVEKRNSECRHISHSLFSKNDIHYAKSADITVWLGDLNYRLEGISSMPARKMIEENRQSKLRDRDQLLQEAEKGQVFHGYCEGTLSFKPTYKYNVGSSNYDSSYKIRVPSWTDRILFKVDHSSGLDAVLSSYEALDCVSSSDHKPVKAHLCLKVRGGDS; this comes from the exons ATGGGCAACTGCAGCAGCTTCAGTCTTCCAAAATG GATATTCGGTGATCTGCACAACAATGGCATGGTTTCCATTGAAGGGGATGGAACTCATGAAGGCATAAAGACGATCCGGATTCAGAAAGCTTGCGAGTTCACAGCCAGCTCCGTGCTTTGTGTCTGCATTATCACATGGAACATGAATGGCAAG ATGTCTGTGGAGGACATAAGAAAGCTGGTGAGCTCCACCAGGAAGTTCGACTTGCTGGTTGTGGGGCTGCAAGAAGTCCCGAAATGTGGCGTCGAACAAGTTCTGCAAGAAGCCATGGCTGATACACACAT CTTGTTATGCCAGAAGGCCATGCAGTCTATTCAGATGTTTCTTTTCGGGGCAAAGAGTTCGGAAGCGTACATCAAAG AAATGAAGGTGGATGAACACGCAGTCGGAGGCTGCGGTGGCGTAATTGGGAGGAAGAAAGGAGCTGTGGCCATGTACGTAAACTTCAGTGGGATCCGGATGGTGTTTGTGTCCTGCCATCTTGCAG CCCATGAACGCAAGGTGGAGAAGAGGAACTCTGAATGCCGGCATATTTCGCACTCGCTGTTCTCCAAGAATGACATACATTATGCCAAATCTGCCGACATAACAGTGTGGCTCGGTGACTTGAATTACAGATTAGAAGGAATAAGCTCGATGCCAGCAAGGAAAATGATCGAGGAGAATCGCCAGAGT AAGCTAAGAGACAGAGACCAGCTGCTGCAAGAAGCTGAGAAGGGTCAAGTCTTCCATGGGTACTGTGAAGGGACCTTGTCTTTTAAGCCAACATACAAATATAATGTCGGAAGTAGCAACTACGATTCAAGTTACAAG ATCAGAGTGCCATCTTGGACAGATAGGATATTGTTCAAGGTTGACCATTCTTCTGGCTTGGATGCGGTGTTAAGTTCATATGAAGCACTTGACTGTGTTAGCAGCTCTGATCACAAGCCTGTGAAAGCTCATCTTTGTCTGAAAGTACGTGGTGGTGATTCATAG
- the LOC119286709 gene encoding type IV inositol polyphosphate 5-phosphatase 11-like isoform X1, with the protein MGNCSSFSLPKWIFGDLHNNGMVSIEGDGTHEGIKTIRIQKACEFTASSVLCVCIITWNMNGKMSVEDIRKLVSSTRKFDLLVVGLQEVPKCGVEQVLQEAMADTHINGCQNFSLLCQKAMQSIQMFLFGAKSSEAYIKEMKVDEHAVGGCGGVIGRKKGAVAMYVNFSGIRMVFVSCHLAAHERKVEKRNSECRHISHSLFSKNDIHYAKSADITVWLGDLNYRLEGISSMPARKMIEENRQSKLRDRDQLLQEAEKGQVFHGYCEGTLSFKPTYKYNVGSSNYDSSYKIRVPSWTDRILFKVDHSSGLDAVLSSYEALDCVSSSDHKPVKAHLCLKVRGGDS; encoded by the exons ATGGGCAACTGCAGCAGCTTCAGTCTTCCAAAATG GATATTCGGTGATCTGCACAACAATGGCATGGTTTCCATTGAAGGGGATGGAACTCATGAAGGCATAAAGACGATCCGGATTCAGAAAGCTTGCGAGTTCACAGCCAGCTCCGTGCTTTGTGTCTGCATTATCACATGGAACATGAATGGCAAG ATGTCTGTGGAGGACATAAGAAAGCTGGTGAGCTCCACCAGGAAGTTCGACTTGCTGGTTGTGGGGCTGCAAGAAGTCCCGAAATGTGGCGTCGAACAAGTTCTGCAAGAAGCCATGGCTGATACACACAT CAATGGTTGTCAAAATTTCAGCTTGTTATGCCAGAAGGCCATGCAGTCTATTCAGATGTTTCTTTTCGGGGCAAAGAGTTCGGAAGCGTACATCAAAG AAATGAAGGTGGATGAACACGCAGTCGGAGGCTGCGGTGGCGTAATTGGGAGGAAGAAAGGAGCTGTGGCCATGTACGTAAACTTCAGTGGGATCCGGATGGTGTTTGTGTCCTGCCATCTTGCAG CCCATGAACGCAAGGTGGAGAAGAGGAACTCTGAATGCCGGCATATTTCGCACTCGCTGTTCTCCAAGAATGACATACATTATGCCAAATCTGCCGACATAACAGTGTGGCTCGGTGACTTGAATTACAGATTAGAAGGAATAAGCTCGATGCCAGCAAGGAAAATGATCGAGGAGAATCGCCAGAGT AAGCTAAGAGACAGAGACCAGCTGCTGCAAGAAGCTGAGAAGGGTCAAGTCTTCCATGGGTACTGTGAAGGGACCTTGTCTTTTAAGCCAACATACAAATATAATGTCGGAAGTAGCAACTACGATTCAAGTTACAAG ATCAGAGTGCCATCTTGGACAGATAGGATATTGTTCAAGGTTGACCATTCTTCTGGCTTGGATGCGGTGTTAAGTTCATATGAAGCACTTGACTGTGTTAGCAGCTCTGATCACAAGCCTGTGAAAGCTCATCTTTGTCTGAAAGTACGTGGTGGTGATTCATAG
- the LOC119286710 gene encoding uncharacterized protein LOC119286710, with protein sequence MEIPRSLGAQDNEEEEEYDSVFYEDIEAPKFVDLTAPDAACPADDPSWFCLRVGCDQRHEHVDPEALHRSFVMRVMAARSPNVRLQKAISRRNQSSTLPKCPHSAPAKPPRTRMTRLSLATGAAEKAARAGLQGHRIRSLRDSPVRTKAARVDASSARKKALTTPRSKTVRPRQEPFLSVKHQKKPVATDAAEMRGTVVKALFMSTPKKETPAKIQAPPVAEVCSKMKKLNLACREVPSRYLSQLPTLKIAKKCEETAAVKRVQEPRSGKKMILGCSAKCANAEINEGSRSGRENINADENSCKRTARRNWGQEPKEVLQGPRVEVAEPLRPDIHGDDKENAPCGDQLAEQALSREEEDENSKRSENSENAPQKVLKRQNKVVNAEQGGKLKKNTILRPFRLRTDERQVLKDANPERKPTAAEKNDMPALKDENRRLVQTGRCTDGKEREKLTCGEKQRKQITHTVTNRLGESKTVLCNIRPNNVRPALTKGKTIEKSQRAAASTRTAKITSGFTAPSQIGEKRKASVKTSRLQEAAA encoded by the exons ATGGAGATCCCCCGCAGCCTCGGCGCCCaggacaacgaggaggaggaggagtacgacAGCGTCTTCTACGAGGACATCGAGGCGCCCAAGTTCGTCGACCTCACCGCGCCCGACGCCGCCTGCCCCGCCGACGACCCCTCCTGGTTCTGCCTCCGCGTAG GCTGCGACCAGAGGCACGAGCACGTCGACCCGGAGGCGCTGCACCGGAGCTTCGTCATGCGG GTCATGGCGGCGAGGAGCCCCAACGTGAGGCTGCAGAAGGCCATCAGCAGGAGAAACCAGAG CTCGACGCTGCCGAAATGCCCCCACTCGGCGCCGGCGAAGCCGCCGAGGACCCGGATGACCAGGCTGAGCCTGGCGACGGgggcggccgagaaggcggcgaGGGCCGGGCTGCAGGGCCACCGGATTCGCAGCCTGAGAGATTCCCCGGTCCGGACCAAGGCGGCGAGGGTCGACGCGTCCAGCGCGAGGAAGAAGGCTCTGACCACGCCCCGGAGCAAGACCGTGCGGCCAAGGCAGGAGCCGTTCCTCAGCGTGAAGCACCAGAAGAAGCCGGTTGCGACGGACGCGGCGGAGATGAGGGGGACCGTGGTGAAGGCGCTGTTCATGAGCACGCCCAAGAAGGAGACGCCGGCGAAGATCCAGGCTCCTCCGGTGGCCGAGGTCTGCTCCAAGATGAAGAAGCTCAACCTGGCGTGCCGGGAGGTGCCTAGCAGGTACCTGTCGCAGCTGCCCACGCTGAAGATCGCCAAGAAGTGCGAGGAGACGGCGGCGGTGAAGAGAGTGCAGGAGCCAAGGAGCGGGAAAAAGATGATCCTAGGCTGTTCGGCGAAATGCGCCAACGCCGAAATAAATGAAGGGAGCCGAAGTGGCCGTGAGAACATCAACGCGGATGAGAACTCGTGTAAACGAACTGCAAGGCGCAATTGGGGGCAAGAACCCAAGGAGGTGCTGCAGGGACCACGGGTTGAGGTGGCGGAACCATTGCGGCCCGACATTCATGGCGACGACAAGGAGAATGCGCCGTGCGGTGATCAGCTCGCCGAGCAAGCCTTGAGtcgggaagaagaagatgaaaacaGCAAGCGGTCTGAGAACAGCGAGAATGCTCCTCAAAAG GTGCTTAAAAGGCAGAACAAGGTAGTGAATGCGGAGCAGGGAGGAAAGCTTAAGAAGAATACCATCCTGAGGCCATTCAGGCTAAGGACTGAT GAGAGACAGGTATTGAAAGATGCAAATCCAGAAAGAAAACCGACGGCGGCCGAGAAGAACGACATGCCAGCACTGAAGGATGAAAATAGGCGATTGGTG CAAACTGGAAGATGCACTGATGGAAAGGAAAGAGAAAAACTGACTTGTGGCGAGAAGCAG AGGAAACAAATTACACACACTGTCACGAATCGGCTTGGTGAATCCAAAACGGTTTTGTGTAACATCCGGCCCAACAATGTGAGGCCTGCGCTGACTAAAGGAAAAACCATAGAGAAATCACAGAGGGCAGCAGCATCAACGAGAACAGCCAAAATAACAAG TGGTTTCACAGCACCGTCTCAAATTGGAGAAAAGAGGAAGGCCTCGGTGAAAACATCCAGGCTTCAGGAAGCAGCAGCTTGA